A genomic region of Arachis hypogaea cultivar Tifrunner chromosome 5, arahy.Tifrunner.gnm2.J5K5, whole genome shotgun sequence contains the following coding sequences:
- the LOC112801539 gene encoding replication protein A 70 kDa DNA-binding subunit C isoform X1 — translation MAYFSVVSNHGSYRATSHEFKLVFLHRTTVVAVDEDVIPKTCFNMFPFSELLNMTQDYDFLVDVIGLLTSVGEEKEYAREGKIVKMIALELTSKDLTVRCALFGDYVNQVNHFLASGYVEQPVVVIQLAKVKFFRGQVGLQNVMYATQMLFNPDIPEVVDFRQSMIEQGGSGTQPLFIANEGKVLSLEDDFMRLTRKCTIEELQDNNQEGSFIIFGAIQGIVEDGGWWYSACVCGKGIHPQNGAYYCDFCLKHITNVTPRFKIKVTVEDHTGEGIFLLFDREASYLLKKSCADLFTEVQRDASVICGDTYPPIFQGLIGKKLLLKVDTKGVPHDTFYGTFRVTRICDDSTIIAMFELPNYDADDESSPKKEHGLHKSVPAGKADVGIKKESSDSFIKTEKDAGDCAGMLCKSPVLIDFLAEKQPVISVGSEFVGLIDGEHGKEEKTPSNDTLSDDFSAEIDILLSSTEKETQELLSHVLEAPSQNGEKLTHENHVVTSKSKRNLNPQFEEVAVDADGRGLKVAKVNGV, via the exons ATGGCATATTTTAGTGTTGTGTCAAATCATGGTAGTTATAGAGCAACTTCCCATGAATTCAAATTGGTTTTCCTTCACCGAACCACTGTTGTAGCTGTTGATGAAGATGTTATCCCTAAGACTTGTTTCAACATGTTTCCTTTTTCTGAGCTGCTGAACATGACCCAAGATTATGATTTTTTAGTTG ATGTCATTGGACTTTTAACTTCAgttggagaagagaaagaataTGCAAGAGAgggaaaaattgtgaaaatgattgCATTGGAATTaacttcaaaaga TCTTACAGTGAGATGTGCATTGTTTGGGGATTATGTTAATCAAGTAAATCATTTCCTTGCCTCTGGGTATGTGGAGCAGCCTGTTGTAGTTATTCAACTTGCAAAAGTCAAGTTCTTTCGGG GTCAAGTTGGTCTTCAAAATGTCATGTATGCGACACAAATGTTATTTAATCCTGATATTCCTGAAGTTGTTGACTTCAGGCAGAG tatGATTGAGCAAGGTGGCAGTGGTACCCAGCCACTGTTTATTGCAAATGAGGGTAAGGTTCTCTCCTTGGAAGATGACTTCATGCGTCTAACTAGAAAGTGCACTATTGAAGAGCTTCAAGATAACAATCAG GAGGGTTCTTTTATCATCTTTGGAGCAATCCAAGGTATTGTTGAGGATGGAGGTTGGTGGTATTCTGCTTGTGTGTGTGGAAAGGGTATCCATCCTCAAAATGGTGCCTATTACTGTGATTTTTGTTTGAAGCACATCACTAATGTTACTCCAAG atttaaaattaaagtgaCAGTTGAAGATCATACTGGGGAGGGTATTTTCCTTCTCTTTGATCGTGAGGCTTCCTATTTGCTTAAGAAATCATGTGCTGATTTGTTTACTGAAGTTCAAAGAGATGCAAGT GTTATATGTGGGGATACTTATCCTCCCATATTCCAAGGGCTGATTGGAAAGAAGTTGCTGCTCAAGGTTGATACCAAAGGTGTCCCACATGATACATTTTATGGGACTTTCCGAGTTACGAGAATTTGTGATGATTCCACCATCATTGCGATGTTTGAACTTCCCAATTATGATGCTGATGATGAGTCTTCTCCCAAAAAG GAGCATGGCTTACACAAATCTGTTCCTGCTGGAAAAGCTGATGTTGGTATTAAGAAGGAGTCTTCTGATAGTTTTATCAAAACTGAGAAAGATGCTGGTGATTGTGCTGGGATGTTGTGTAAATCCCCAGTTCTTATAGATTTTTTGGCTGAAAAACAGCCTGTTATTTCTGTGGGGAGTGAATTTGTTGGGTTAATTGATGGTGAGCATGGAAAGGAAGAGAAAACTCCCAGCAATGATACTCttagtgatgatttttctgctGAAATCGATATATTGCTTAGCTCAACGGAAAAAGAAACTCAG GAGCTGTTGTCCCATGTTCTTGAAGCACCTTCCCAAAATGGAGAGAAGCTTACCCATGAAAATCATGTTGTCACCTCCAAGAGTAAGAGAAATTTGAATCCTCAGTTTGAAGAGGTTGCTGTTGATGCAGATGGGCGTGGGTTGAAGGTTGCTAAGGTTAATGGAGTTTGA
- the LOC112801539 gene encoding uncharacterized protein isoform X2 yields MRMWECLQHDVIGLLTSVGEEKEYAREGKIVKMIALELTSKDLTVRCALFGDYVNQVNHFLASGYVEQPVVVIQLAKVKFFRGQVGLQNVMYATQMLFNPDIPEVVDFRQSMIEQGGSGTQPLFIANEGKVLSLEDDFMRLTRKCTIEELQDNNQEGSFIIFGAIQGIVEDGGWWYSACVCGKGIHPQNGAYYCDFCLKHITNVTPRFKIKVTVEDHTGEGIFLLFDREASYLLKKSCADLFTEVQRDASVICGDTYPPIFQGLIGKKLLLKVDTKGVPHDTFYGTFRVTRICDDSTIIAMFELPNYDADDESSPKKEHGLHKSVPAGKADVGIKKESSDSFIKTEKDAGDCAGMLCKSPVLIDFLAEKQPVISVGSEFVGLIDGEHGKEEKTPSNDTLSDDFSAEIDILLSSTEKETQELLSHVLEAPSQNGEKLTHENHVVTSKSKRNLNPQFEEVAVDADGRGLKVAKVNGV; encoded by the exons ATGAGAATGTGGGAATGCCTACAACATG ATGTCATTGGACTTTTAACTTCAgttggagaagagaaagaataTGCAAGAGAgggaaaaattgtgaaaatgattgCATTGGAATTaacttcaaaaga TCTTACAGTGAGATGTGCATTGTTTGGGGATTATGTTAATCAAGTAAATCATTTCCTTGCCTCTGGGTATGTGGAGCAGCCTGTTGTAGTTATTCAACTTGCAAAAGTCAAGTTCTTTCGGG GTCAAGTTGGTCTTCAAAATGTCATGTATGCGACACAAATGTTATTTAATCCTGATATTCCTGAAGTTGTTGACTTCAGGCAGAG tatGATTGAGCAAGGTGGCAGTGGTACCCAGCCACTGTTTATTGCAAATGAGGGTAAGGTTCTCTCCTTGGAAGATGACTTCATGCGTCTAACTAGAAAGTGCACTATTGAAGAGCTTCAAGATAACAATCAG GAGGGTTCTTTTATCATCTTTGGAGCAATCCAAGGTATTGTTGAGGATGGAGGTTGGTGGTATTCTGCTTGTGTGTGTGGAAAGGGTATCCATCCTCAAAATGGTGCCTATTACTGTGATTTTTGTTTGAAGCACATCACTAATGTTACTCCAAG atttaaaattaaagtgaCAGTTGAAGATCATACTGGGGAGGGTATTTTCCTTCTCTTTGATCGTGAGGCTTCCTATTTGCTTAAGAAATCATGTGCTGATTTGTTTACTGAAGTTCAAAGAGATGCAAGT GTTATATGTGGGGATACTTATCCTCCCATATTCCAAGGGCTGATTGGAAAGAAGTTGCTGCTCAAGGTTGATACCAAAGGTGTCCCACATGATACATTTTATGGGACTTTCCGAGTTACGAGAATTTGTGATGATTCCACCATCATTGCGATGTTTGAACTTCCCAATTATGATGCTGATGATGAGTCTTCTCCCAAAAAG GAGCATGGCTTACACAAATCTGTTCCTGCTGGAAAAGCTGATGTTGGTATTAAGAAGGAGTCTTCTGATAGTTTTATCAAAACTGAGAAAGATGCTGGTGATTGTGCTGGGATGTTGTGTAAATCCCCAGTTCTTATAGATTTTTTGGCTGAAAAACAGCCTGTTATTTCTGTGGGGAGTGAATTTGTTGGGTTAATTGATGGTGAGCATGGAAAGGAAGAGAAAACTCCCAGCAATGATACTCttagtgatgatttttctgctGAAATCGATATATTGCTTAGCTCAACGGAAAAAGAAACTCAG GAGCTGTTGTCCCATGTTCTTGAAGCACCTTCCCAAAATGGAGAGAAGCTTACCCATGAAAATCATGTTGTCACCTCCAAGAGTAAGAGAAATTTGAATCCTCAGTTTGAAGAGGTTGCTGTTGATGCAGATGGGCGTGGGTTGAAGGTTGCTAAGGTTAATGGAGTTTGA
- the LOC112803526 gene encoding uncharacterized protein — MDDIDQSEIYDPSINSFSQVGSVIDHPLFLQSEIQGCLDVGDPNYECSICGACFWLLERVERESTVNRPVFTVCCSKGKIQLPYLQTPPDLLYDLINGHDRKSLYFQKNIRSYNSMFAFTSLGGKVMDSVNDGRGPPQFIISGQNYHRIGSLLPVAGEKPKFAQLYVYDTQHEIMHRQRIFGQTSEIDKELITELLQMIDTHNVIAQSFRRVRELYECHPSEIFSLKLYSQRNVDRRMYSAPSCDEVAALIIGDFDSSDHGRDIIVRSTGGRLQRIYETHALYWPLQYPLLFPYGEDGYQPNIGYRGQPLEYVPGRRTRVSLREFICFCLQIREHEDGIIHKSRRLFQQFVVDCFTMIESQRLYEIRMKQSTIRGEVLQGIEEAMRRGDDEASSIGTRIILPSSFTGSRRYMFNRCQDAMAICKHFGYPDLFLTITCNPNWPEFQRFTERERIPIADRPDISCRVFHAKLKCLLNDLKEGVFFGPLNAGMYTIEFQKRGLPHAHMLLWLNAESNLQSVEIVDEFICAELPNPQKFPSLYNVVTKYMIHGPCGPLRPSSPCMKDGKCSKFYPKKFVDQTSFDEDGYPIYRRRNMGVTVKINDVDIDNRFVVPYNPLLLMKYQAHINLEFCNKSNVIKYLFKYVNKGPDRVTATVGERYDVGQSSQVVDEIKQYYDCRYLSPSESMWRIFAYDIHQRWPSVQRLTFHLPNQQHVVFDDADITTHVYLRNKDLLTMFTGWMMANRRFSEGRSLTYVEYPGKFVYCLRSREWKPRQRGFSIGRLSFAHPSSGELFYMRMLLNVQRGCTSFRSIRTVNGVTYDTFQEACSAMGFLIDDNEYVSAIKEVAELASAAHLRRLFVMLLLSGSMGRPLLVWEQTWTYLSDDILYRRRHELRYPDLTMSQDELQTFCLLEVERLLQSNGKSLRNYAGMPVPNNSLVSQFSNLMLLRELQYDTVSLSREHDADLLKLNEEQRVVYDKIIDCVSNKKDGFFFVYGFGGTGKTFLYRVLSARLRSEKKIVINVASSGIASLLLPGGKTAHSMFNIPVDLTEDTVCRIKKDSPKAEVFRLADLIIWDEAPMTNKLAFEALDRTLRDIMVSVSDRNKDLPFGGKVVVLGGDFRQVLPVIPKGSRAEIVMASINSSIIWKYCEVLRLTTNMRLATGSEQSTAQELRSFSDWILQIGEGRCGAVVNDKLFVDIPSDLIIPVLENPVEDIVNTIYPNLVQNFCDPSFFQDRAILAPTVENVEEINNYIVDLLPGKEKSYLSADSICGSDAYSDVDVDWITVEFLNQIRCSGLPNHLLKLKIGVPIILLRNIDPAGGLCNGTRLVVRDLGTNVIGADIVSGSNVGDKVFITRMNMIPSDTVIPFKFQRRQFLVSLSFAMTINKSQGQTLSTVGLFLRRPVFSHGQLYVALSRVRNRNGLKILLCDEGLVDAAKTENVVFKEVFDKI; from the exons atggATGATATAGACCAATCAGAAATATATGATCCTTCGATAAATTCATTCAGTCAAGTTGGTTCTGTTATTGATCATCCTCTGTTCTTGCAAAGTGAGATACAAG GTTGCCTTGATGTTGGTGACCCTAACTATGAATGTTCAATTTGTGGCGCGTGTTTCTGGTTATTAGAACGTGTTGAAAGAGAGTCTACAGTTAATCGTCCTGTTTTTACTGTTTGTTGCTCAAAGGGAAAAATCCAGTTACCTTATCTTCAAACGCCCCCAGATCTGTTATATGATTTGATCAATGGACATGATAGGAAGAGTTTGTATTTCCAAAAAAATATTCGATCTTATAACAGTATGTTTGCCTTCACGTCTCTTGGCGGTAAGGTAATGGATTCTGTGAATGATGGGAGGGGTCCACCACAGTTTATAATAAGTGGTCAAAATTATCATCGGATTGGAAGTTTGCTCCCAGTTGCTGGTGAGAAGCCCAAATTTGCACAGTTATACGTATACGACACTCAGCATGAGATAATGCATAGGCAGCGAATTTTTGG gcAAACATCTGAGATAGATAAAGAGTTGATAACTGAGTTGTTGCAAATGATCGATACTCATAATGTCATAGCACAGTCTTTTCGAAGAGTTAGAGAATTATATGAGTGTCATCCATCTGAGATTTTCTCATTGAAGTTGTATTCGCAACGGAACGTTGATCGAAGAATGTACAGTGCTCCCTCTTGCGATGAAGTTGCTGCTTTGATTATTGGAGATTTTGATTCGTCGGACCATGGTCGTGACATTATTGTTCGATCTACTGGTGGTCGGTTGCAACGTATATATGAAACTCATGCTCTGTATTGGCCCTTACAGTATCCTCTGTTGTTTCCGTATGGCGAGGATGGTTATCAGCCTAACATTGGTTATCGTGGTCAACCGCTCGAATATGTTCCTGGAAGGAGAACAAGAGTTTCCCTCAGGGAATTCATATGTTTTTGTCTCCAGATTAGGGAGCACGAAGATGGAATTATTCACAAGTCTAGGCGGTTGTTTCAACAATTTGTTGTTGATTGTTTCACGATGATTGAGTCGCAGAGGTTGTATGAGATTAGAATGAAGCAAAGTACAATTAGAGGAGAAGTCCTTCAAGGAATAGAGGAGGCTATGCGTCGTGGCGATGATGAGGCTTCTTCAATTGGGACACGAATCATTTTGCCTTCCTCATTCACTGGTAGTAGACGTTACATGTTTAACCGTTGTCAGGATGCCATGGCGATTTGCAAACATTTTGGGTATCCAGATTTGTTCCTCACTATTACGTGTAATCCAAATTGGCCTGAGTTTCAGCGGTTCACGGAGCGGGAGCGAATTCCGATTGCTGATCGTCCTGATATCTCTTGTCGTGTCTTTCATGCCAAGTTGAAGTGCCTCCTTAATGATCTCAAGGAAGGTGTGTTTTTTGGTCCACTTAATGCAG gtATGTATACTATTGAGTTTCAAAAAAGGGGTCTACCGCATGCACACATGCTACTGTGGCTTAATGCGGAAAGCAACTTACAAAGTGTTGAAATTGTTGATGAATTCATCTGTGCCGAGCTACCCAATCCCCAGAAATTTCCATCTCTTTATAATGTTGTCACCAAGTACATGATCCATGGTCCCTGTGGTCCACTTAGACCGAGTTCTCCTTGCATGAAAGATGGTAAGTGCTCAAAATTTTATCCGAAAAAATTTGTTGACCAAACGAGCTTTGATGAAGATGGGTATCCAATATATAGACGTCGTAATATGGGTGTCACAGTGAAGATCAATGATGTCGATATCGACAATAGATTTGTTGTGCCCTATAATCCACTGTTGTTAATGAAATACCAAGCTCACATAAATCTCGAGTTCTGTAACAAGTCAAACGTTATCAAGTATCTATTTAAATATGTTAACAAGGGTCCAGATCGGGTGACCGCAACTGTTGGAGAGAGATATGATGTTGGTCAATCTTCTCAAGTGGTTGATGAGATCAAACAGTATTATGATTGTCGTTATTTGTCACCGTCTGAATCCATGTGGAGAATTTTTGCTTATGATATTCATCAAAGATGGCCGTCGGTACAGAGGTTGACTTTTCATTTGCCCAACCAGCAACATGTTGTATTCGATGATGCTGACATCACTACTCATGTTTATTTGCGCAACAAAGATTTGTTGACGATGTTTACGGGTTGGATGATGGCCAACAGGCGGTTCTCGGAGGGGCGGTCTCTAACATATGTTGAATATCCAGGCAAATTTGTCTATTGTTTGAGGAGTAGGGAGTGGAAGCCAAGACAAAGGGGATTTTCAATTGGAAGATTGAGTTTTGCTCATCCTTCATCTGGTGAACTTTTCTACATGCGGATGCTTTTGAATGTCCAGAGAGGTTGTACTAGCTTTCGAAGTATAAGAACCGTGAATGGTGTTACATATGATACATTTCAAGAGGCATGTTCCGCCATGGGATTCTTGATAGATGATAATGAGTATGTTTCTGCTATTAAGGAAGTTGCTGAGTTAGCATCGGCTGCGCATCTAAGGAGGCTTTTTGTGATGTTGCTGTTATCTGGTTCCATGGGAAGACCTCTGTTAGTTTGGGAGCAAACTTGGACTTATTTGTCTGATGATATTCTTTACCGTAGAAGACACGAGCTGCGATATCCTG ATCTTACTATGAGTCAAGACGAGTTACAGACATTTTGTTTGTTGGAAGTTGAGAGACTATTGCAGAGTAATGGAAAATCATTGAGAAATTATGCTGGCATGCCCGTTCCTAATAACTCTTTAGTCTCTCAATTTAGCAATTTGATGCTGTTGCGTGAGTTGCAGTATGATACTGTTTCTTTGTCTCGTGAGCATGATGCAGATCTCTTAAAGTTAAATGAAGAACAGAGGGTGGTCTACGATAAAATTATTGACTGTGTTTCGAATAAGAAGGATGGGTTCTTTTTTGTGTACGGGTTTGGTGGCACTGGAAAAACTTTTTTATACAGAGTTTTGTCAGCTAGATTGCGATCTGAGAAAAAGATTGTTATCAATGTTGCTTCTAGTGGTATTGCTTCTCTGTTGTTACCTGGTGGTAAGACGGCTCATTCTATGTTCAATATTCCTGTTGATCTGACTGAAGATACTGTTTGCCGGATTAAGAAAGATAGTCCAAAAGCTGAGGTATTTCGGTTGGCCGATTTGATTATTTGGGATGAGGCACCGATGACTAACAAATTAGCATTTGAAGCGCTTGACAGGACGTTGCGTGATATAATGGTTTCAGTCTCTGATAGGAATAAAGATTTACCTTTTGGTGGCAAGGTGGTTGTTCTGGGTGGTGATTTCAGGCAGGTGTTGCCAGTTATTCCAAAAGGTTCGCGTGCTGAGATTGTCATGGCTTCCATAAATTCTTCTATCATTTGGAAATACTGCGAAGTTTTGCGATTGACAACAAATATGAGGTTAGCAACCGGATCGGAACAATCAACTGCTCAGGAGTTAAGGTCGTTTTCAGATTGGATACTTCAAATCGGTGAAGGTCGATGTGGAGCAGTGGTCAATGATAAACTTTTTGTTGATATTCCTTCTGATCTAATCATTCCTGTCTTGGAAAATCCAGTGGAAGATATTGTAAATACAATTTATCCAAATTTGGTTCAGAATTTTTGTGATCCAAGTTTTTTCCAAGATAGGGCAATACTTGCTCCGACTGTCGAAAATGTTGAAGAGATAAACAATTATATAGTTGACCTGTTGCCCGGTAAGGAGAAAAGTTACCTCAGTGCTGATTCGATATGTGGTAGCGATGCTTATtctgatgttgatgttgattggATAACTGTTGAATTCTTGAATCAGATTAGGTGTTCTGGTCTACCTAATCATTTGTTGAAGTTGAAAATAGGCGTGCCTATTATTTTGTTGAGGAATATTGATCCGGCTGGGGGTTTGTGTAATGGGACTCGACTTGTCGTGCGAGATCTAGGGACAAATGTGATTGGTGCCGATATTGTTTCTGGTAGCAATGTTGGGGATAAAGTTTTTATCACTAGAATGAATATGATTCCTAGTGATACGGTTATACCGTTTAAATTCCAACGTCGTCAATTTCTGGTTTCTTTGTCGTTTGCAATGACAATCAACAAAAGTCAGGGTCAGACATTATCAACAGTCGGTTTGTTCTTGCGTCGTCCTGTGTTTTCTCACGGTCAGCTTTATGTAGCTCTTTCCCGAGTTAGGAATAGAAATGGTCTTAAGATTTTACTTTGTGATGAGGGATTAGTTGATGCTGCCAAGACTGAAAACGTTGTATTTAAGGAAGTTTTTGATAAGATATAa